In the genome of Streptomyces sp. NBC_00259, the window CTTGGCACCGTCCTTCAGCCCGAGCTTGTCGACGATGTACGTGGCCTGGAGGACGCCGACCTTCTCGTTGTCGAAGGAGGCGTAGTAGTCGACGTTCGGCGAGCCGAGGATGAGCCGGTCGTAGGAGATCACCTTCACGCCCTGGTCTGCGGCCTGGCGCAGGACGTCGGACAGCGCCCGGCCGTCGATCGCCGCGACCACGAGCACGTCCACACCCTTGGTGATCATGTTTTCGATCTGCGAGACCTGCTGGTCGACGTCGTCCTCGCCGTACTGCAGATCCGTCTTGTAGCCGAGCTTCTCGAACTGCTCGACCATGTTCCTGCCGTCCGCTATCCACCGCTCGGACGACTTGGTCGGCATGGCGATGCCGATCGTGGAGTCCTCGGCGGACTTCTCCTGCTTGCTGCCGCCCGTGCCGCTCTGCCCGCAGCCGGCGAGGGCGAGGACGAGAACGGAGGCGGTGAGGGCGGTGGTCGCGGCTCGGTACGTACGCATGGCGTTCAGTCCTTCTCGGGGAGGGTGACGGGGAATCGGTGGAGCTCGCCGGGCAGACGGGAGCCGAGCGGGGACATCCCGCCGTCGGCGCCGTGCCGGGCCAGCAGATCGAGGACGAGCCGCCCGCGCCGCACCCTCTCCCGGGCGGTGGCCAGCGCCGTGTCGCGCAGCTGGGCCCCGTACGGGTAGATGCCGGGGGAGCGGGACAGGCCGAACTTCAGGTAGATCGGTGCGCCGCGCCGGATCAGCTCGGCCGCCTCGTACATCCGGACGTAGCCGCCGAGGTCGTCGGGCGCCTCGACATAGAGGTCCATGGGGGCGCGGCTGACCCGGCGGATCTCGGTGAGATGGCCGAGGGTCAGGTCGGAGGGGATGTTGAGGGAGTCGGCGCCGAGCCGTTCGTGGACGGCGTACGAGGCGGGATTGACCGGGCCGATCAGCGCCGACACCTTGAAGGTGGTGTCGGCCGGCAGAACGCCCGAGACCCGCAGCCGGTGCAGCGTCCACAACACGCCCTCGTCGGCGACGAGCAGGCAGCGCACGCCCAGTTCCGCGGCGCGCAGGGCGTCCTCGACACAGCCGGCGAGTGCGTCATGGCCACGGGAGCGCAACCCCGCGCCGCCCGAGTCGGTACGGGTCGCGGCGCCGATGTCCCAGGTGCCGCGCGGGCCGGTGAACAGGCAGAGCTCGATGCCGCGTTCGGCGCAGGCACCCACCATCTCCGTGATCTCGGCGTCGGTGAGCATCCAGACCCCGCTGCCCTGACTGACGCGGTGCACCGGCAGGTCGTGGCGGGCGCTCTCCTCGAGGACGACGGCCAGCGCCTCGGGCCCCTCCACGGACGGGATTTCGGTGCGCCAGGTGCCGCCGTCGGGGAAGGCGTGGGGTGAGGTGTCGGCGGGGTCGTTGTCCGGCGCGGGATGGCCGATCCGGGCGAGCGCGTCGGCGCCGGGGCGGCGCGGGGTGAGGGAGGGGGCGGTCACGGGACTCCTATGTTCGATATCTCGGACATGGTGCGGATCGTGGGGCGGACGGCGGTACGGAGTCGTCGGAGGCCGCCACGGCCGCGCGGACAGGCCCCAGGGGCGCAGGGGCACCTTCCTACGGGCGCAGGAGCACCTTCCCCGCCTTCGGGTCTCCGCTGCCGACGAGGGCGATGGCCTCGCCGAACCGCTCCAGCGGATACTCGTGCGTGATCAGCGGAGCCGGATCCAGCAGTCCGATACCGAAGGCACGTACGGCGTCGGCCCAGGCGGACGACGACGCACCGAAGACGCTCCGTACCGTGAGCTGGCTCAGCGAGAGCCGGACGGGATCGATCCCCGCCGCCCCCGGCGCGAACATCCCGGTCAGGACGACCCGTCCGCCCCGGCGGGCGAGCAGGCACGCGTCCTGTGCGGTGGTCGGCGCGCCCGCGGTCTCCACGACCAGGTCGTACCGTCCGGCGTGTGCCACGGCCTCCTCGGGGGCGCGGGCCTCGTCCGCCCCGAAGCTCAGCGCCTGTTGGGCGCGGGACTCCCGTGGGTCGATCGCGGTCAGCACGGCGGGGGAGTGCGCGGCGAGGAGCTGCACGGCGAGCAGGCCCAGCGTTCCCGCCCCGACGACCGCGATCCGCTCCCCGGGACGTGATGCCCCTGCCCGTACCGCCGCGGCGATCACCGCGGCCGGCTCCAGCAGGGCGGCGGCCCGCAGGTCCGCGTCGTCGGGGAGCGGGTGCAACAGCCGGGCGGGAACGGTGAGATGGTCGGCGAAGGCACCGGGCAGGGTGAAGCCGGTCTCGTCGTATCCGCGCGTGCAGAGATTGGTGTCGCCCTCGCGGCACCGCTCGCAGACACCGCACGCGCGGAATCCCTCGGCGACCGTCTTCCGCCCGGCCAGGGCCGGATCGACCCCCTCGCCCACCGCCTCGACCGTGCCGGACCACTCATGGCCGGGCACGACCGGGTAGCGGACGTAGTCCGCGTCGCGATGGCCCTGGTACACCTCGCGGTCGCTCATGCAGATCCCGGCGGCGGCGACCCGGATCCGCACCTCGCCCCGCCCCGGTTCCTGCGTCTCGCGCCGGACGAGCCGGAACACGCCCGGCTCGTCGACGACGATCGCGCGGCTCACTTCGGCGCCCTCTTCTCCCAGCCGTCGGCCCACAGGTCGAAGCGCGCCCGCTGCTGGGGGAACTCGGCCGCGGCGGCCTCGTCGAACTCGACGCCGAGGCCGGGCGCGTGGGAGACCTCGAAGTAGCCGTCCACGACCTGGGGCGCTCCGCGCACCACCTTCTTGATCTCCGCGTCCGCGAAGTCGTTGAAGTGCTCCAGGATCTTGAAGTTCGGGGTGCAGGCGGCGAGTTGGAGGGAGGCGGCGGTCAGGACCGACCCGCCGACGTTGTGCGGGGCGACGAGCACGTAGTGCGTCTCGGCGGTCGCGGCGAGCTTGCGCGCCTCCAGGATGCCGCCGATGTGGCCGACGTCGGGCTGGATGATGTCGGCGGCCTGCGACTCGAACAGCTCACGGAACTCGATCCGGTCGTGGACGCGCTCGCCGGTCGCGATCGGCATGTCGACCTTGGCGGCGACCTTCTCCAGCGCCTTCAGATTCTCCGGCGGCACCGGCTCCTCGAGCCACGCCGGCCGGAACGGGGCCAGCTCGCGCGCCAGCCGCACGGCCGTCGCGGGTGAGAAGCGGCCGTGCATCTCCAGCATCAGCTCGGTCTCCGGGCCGATGGCGTCACGGACCGCCTCGATCAACGACACGGCGTACCGGGACTGTTCGTGGTCGAGCTCGAAGTGACCGGTTCCGAACGGGTCGATCTTCAGCGCCCGGTAGCCGCGGGCGACGACCTCCTGGGCGGCCTTGTGGTACGCCTCCGGGGTCCGCTCGGTGGTGTACCAGCCGTTCGCGTACGCCTTCACACGGTCCGTGACCCTGCCGCCGAGCAGCTGCCACACCGGTACGCCCAGCGCCTTGCCCTTGATGTCCCAGCAGGCCATCTCCACGACCGCGATGCCGGACATCACGATCTCGCCGGCGCGTCCGTAGTCGCCGTACTTCATGCGGCGCACGAGATCCTCGACCGCGAACGGGTCGGAGCCGGCGATGTGGTTGGCCTCGGCCTCGCGGAGATAGCCGACGAGTGCGTCGGTGTGACCGAGCATGCGGGTCTCGCCGACCCCGGTGAGGCCCTCGTCGGTATGGACGAGGACGTAGGTGAGGTTTCGCCAGGGAGTCCCGACGACGTGCGTGCTGATTCCCGTGATACGCAAGGCAGTTGCCCCTCGGGTTGTTCGAAATTTCGTCACACGTTCGAAATCGTGGCGCGACCGTATTCAGGCAGGCGGAGGGGTGTCAATGGTTCACGCAGAAGGTGCTCGAGCCCGGGCCGTTGCCCGTCGAACAAAGCTGTGCGTACCCTGTGTTCGCGATACCGGCCGCTGGTCGGGGTTTCGAACAAGCGGGACGGAGGCCGACCATGGGACGACTGGTACCGGCGGTGACCAGAGCGCTGGACATCCTCGAGCTGTTCCTCGAAGGCGACGGCACGCTCTCCGCGCCGGACGTCATCCGCAGGCTCCAGCTGCCGCGCACGACCGTGCACGAGCTGCTGACCACCCTCGCCGCCCGCTCCTACGTGGTGCCCGTTCCCGAACAGCCCGGCCGCTACCGCCTCGGCGTCCGCACCTACCAGCTCGGCAGCCGGTACGCGGAACAGCTCGATCTCGCCGCCGAGGGACAGCAGGTCGCCCGGGAGATCGCCGACACCTGCGGCGAGACCGTCCATGTCGCCGTCCTCGAGGACACCGACGTCATCTACATCGCCAAGGTCGACTCCACGCACGCCGTGCGCATGGTCTCGGCGGCGGGCCGGAGACTGCCCGCGCACTGCACCTCGGTCGGCAAGATGCTGCTCGCGAGCCTGCCCGAGCCCGAGCTCGAAAGCCGGTTCGCGGGCCGGGAGTTCACCGCGATGACCCCCAACAGCATCACCGACCCGGACGTGCTGCGCGAAGCCCTCGCCGGCATCCGGGCCCGCGGCATCGCCGTCGAGCACCAGGAGTCCAACCCGGACGTCAGCTGTGTGGCCGCTCCCGTACGCGACAGGGCCGGACGTGTCGTCGCCGCGCTCTCCATCTCCGTACCGATGATCCGCTGGAGCGACGCGCGCGAGTGCGAGCTGGCCGAGCTGGCCGCCAAGGGCGCCGCCGACCTGTCGGCGCGCCTCGGCCACCGGAGCGCCCGATGAGCCCGATGAGGCCGATGAGATACGAGGTCGCGGTGCGGGAGCGGGCGTCCCTGGGCGAGGGCCCCACCTGGGACCCGGCGACCGGCCGGATCATCTGGGTCGACATCCTCTCCTCACGCATCCACACCTACGCCCCGTCGAACGGCCGCCGCACGGTCATGACCGCCGAGCAGCACGTCGGCGCCGCGAAGCCGCGCGCCGGCGGCGGCCTGGTGGTCAACCTCAGGGACGGCGTCGGGCTCTACGGCCCCGACGGCGAGCCCTTCCGCTGGCTGGTCCACGATCCGCTGCCCGGCCGCCGCGGCAACGATGCCGCCGTCGCCCCGGACGGATCGCTCTGGGCCGGCACCATGCGCTACGACGAACGCCCGGGCGGCGGAAGCCTCACCCGTGTCGCACCGGACGGCACGGTCACGAGGCAGCTCGCGGACGTCGCCGTCAGCAACGGCACGGGCTGGAGTCCCGACGGCCGGCTGATGTACTACATCGACAGTCCCACCCGCCGGATCGACGTCCTGGACCACGACGGCGGACGCGCCCTGAACCGACGGGAGTTCGCCCGCATCGAGAGCGGCGCCGGATTCCCCGACGGGCTGGCCGTCGACGCCGACGGCTGCGTCTGGGTCGCCCTGTGGGACGGGGCGGCGATCCGCCGCTACACACCGGACGGCGCACTCGACCGCGTCGTCGAACTGCCCGTACGGCGCCCCACCGCC includes:
- a CDS encoding mandelate racemase/muconate lactonizing enzyme family protein, with translation MRITGISTHVVGTPWRNLTYVLVHTDEGLTGVGETRMLGHTDALVGYLREAEANHIAGSDPFAVEDLVRRMKYGDYGRAGEIVMSGIAVVEMACWDIKGKALGVPVWQLLGGRVTDRVKAYANGWYTTERTPEAYHKAAQEVVARGYRALKIDPFGTGHFELDHEQSRYAVSLIEAVRDAIGPETELMLEMHGRFSPATAVRLARELAPFRPAWLEEPVPPENLKALEKVAAKVDMPIATGERVHDRIEFRELFESQAADIIQPDVGHIGGILEARKLAATAETHYVLVAPHNVGGSVLTAASLQLAACTPNFKILEHFNDFADAEIKKVVRGAPQVVDGYFEVSHAPGLGVEFDEAAAAEFPQQRARFDLWADGWEKRAPK
- a CDS encoding SMP-30/gluconolactonase/LRE family protein encodes the protein MRPMRYEVAVRERASLGEGPTWDPATGRIIWVDILSSRIHTYAPSNGRRTVMTAEQHVGAAKPRAGGGLVVNLRDGVGLYGPDGEPFRWLVHDPLPGRRGNDAAVAPDGSLWAGTMRYDERPGGGSLTRVAPDGTVTRQLADVAVSNGTGWSPDGRLMYYIDSPTRRIDVLDHDGGRALNRREFARIESGAGFPDGLAVDADGCVWVALWDGAAIRRYTPDGALDRVVELPVRRPTACAFGGPELRDLYVTTARTGLARPHPLSGSLLVLPAAGQGQPGRPFAG
- a CDS encoding zinc-dependent alcohol dehydrogenase; the protein is MSRAIVVDEPGVFRLVRRETQEPGRGEVRIRVAAAGICMSDREVYQGHRDADYVRYPVVPGHEWSGTVEAVGEGVDPALAGRKTVAEGFRACGVCERCREGDTNLCTRGYDETGFTLPGAFADHLTVPARLLHPLPDDADLRAAALLEPAAVIAAAVRAGASRPGERIAVVGAGTLGLLAVQLLAAHSPAVLTAIDPRESRAQQALSFGADEARAPEEAVAHAGRYDLVVETAGAPTTAQDACLLARRGGRVVLTGMFAPGAAGIDPVRLSLSQLTVRSVFGASSSAWADAVRAFGIGLLDPAPLITHEYPLERFGEAIALVGSGDPKAGKVLLRP
- a CDS encoding IclR family transcriptional regulator, which produces MGRLVPAVTRALDILELFLEGDGTLSAPDVIRRLQLPRTTVHELLTTLAARSYVVPVPEQPGRYRLGVRTYQLGSRYAEQLDLAAEGQQVAREIADTCGETVHVAVLEDTDVIYIAKVDSTHAVRMVSAAGRRLPAHCTSVGKMLLASLPEPELESRFAGREFTAMTPNSITDPDVLREALAGIRARGIAVEHQESNPDVSCVAAPVRDRAGRVVAALSISVPMIRWSDARECELAELAAKGAADLSARLGHRSAR